In one Streptomyces sp. NBC_01288 genomic region, the following are encoded:
- a CDS encoding pectinesterase family protein: MLSHHHSLQLPLSRRGFLMASAGAGAALGLTAVPAVPAFAVGRARPFGRYGSPAARLTPLTLYVDPRGRGDFTTVQAAVTAATGAGYTLVIAPGVYRETVTAGVTDPATGQLSTAASEMTWIGASENPRDVVIVYDNANGTRKPDGSGTYGTSGSATTTIRTDGFTARRITFANDWLRADHPDITGTQAVAIKVQGDRSAFFDCRFLGHQDTLYADSLALGVFARQYYARCYVEGDVDFVFGRATAVYDHCDFRTLNRTDLAAAPYGFVFAPSTAVANPRGYLVTRSRVSSEAPRGYYKLARPWVPGSDTTAHPMLTVRNTVLDAGIDAVAPYTNMSDTYPWQSQRFAEYRNTGPGAVISVPENRPQLTAAQAESATREAYLGDWTPGRRR; this comes from the coding sequence ATGCTCTCGCACCACCACTCCCTCCAACTGCCCCTGTCCAGACGGGGATTCCTCATGGCGAGCGCCGGCGCGGGCGCCGCGCTGGGCCTCACCGCAGTGCCCGCCGTACCCGCCTTCGCCGTCGGCAGGGCGCGCCCGTTCGGCCGCTACGGCTCTCCCGCCGCGCGCCTCACCCCGCTCACCCTTTACGTCGACCCGCGCGGCCGGGGCGACTTCACCACCGTCCAGGCCGCCGTCACCGCCGCGACCGGCGCCGGATACACCCTGGTCATCGCGCCCGGCGTCTACCGTGAGACGGTCACCGCCGGAGTCACCGACCCGGCGACCGGCCAACTCTCCACCGCCGCCTCGGAGATGACCTGGATCGGCGCGAGCGAGAACCCGCGCGACGTCGTCATCGTCTACGACAACGCCAACGGGACGCGGAAACCCGATGGTTCGGGCACCTACGGCACCTCCGGCTCGGCCACCACGACCATCCGCACCGACGGTTTCACGGCCCGCCGGATCACCTTCGCCAACGACTGGCTGCGCGCCGACCACCCCGACATCACCGGCACACAGGCGGTCGCGATCAAGGTGCAGGGCGACCGTTCGGCGTTCTTCGACTGCCGCTTCCTGGGGCATCAAGACACGCTGTACGCCGACTCGTTGGCGCTCGGCGTCTTCGCCCGCCAGTACTACGCGCGCTGCTACGTCGAAGGAGACGTCGACTTCGTCTTCGGGCGGGCGACCGCCGTCTACGACCACTGCGACTTCCGGACGCTCAACCGCACCGACCTGGCGGCGGCACCGTACGGCTTCGTCTTCGCGCCCTCCACGGCGGTCGCGAACCCGCGCGGATACCTGGTGACCCGCAGCCGCGTGAGCAGTGAAGCCCCGCGCGGTTACTACAAGTTGGCCCGTCCCTGGGTGCCCGGCTCCGACACCACCGCCCACCCGATGCTCACCGTGCGGAACACGGTGCTCGATGCGGGGATCGACGCGGTGGCGCCGTACACCAACATGTCGGACACCTATCCCTGGCAGAGCCAGCGGTTCGCCGAGTACCGGAACACGGGTCCGGGTGCCGTGATCAGCGTTCCGGAGAACCGGCCCCAACTCACCGCCGCGCAGGCCGAGTCGGCGACCCGCGAGGCGTATCTGGGCGACTGGACACCGGGGCGGAGGCGCTGA
- a CDS encoding pectinesterase family protein — protein MTLRRRTVLTGLAGLTGIAGGLVAAGAGPAAALDRRRVLHVRPGDSVQAAVDAVDGGGWTIVVHPGTYREVVNVPVGAGELTLRGATRDPRDVVIVYDNANGTRKPDGSGTYGTAGSATFTSAAPGLTVRDLTLANDWLRADHPEITGTQAVAAYVTGDRSQFAHVRLLAHQDTLFVDTSALEVFNRQYFSRCYIEGDVDFVFGRATAVFADCHFHTLQRDVAFTPKGMVFAPSTARANPHGILAVRSRITSGAEDAAYKLARPWVPSYETTAWPSLVVRDTRIGPGIDPVAPYTNMRDAYPWQSMRFHEYRNTGPGAVITVAENRPQLAAIEAKLHTPAAYLGDWRP, from the coding sequence ATGACCCTGCGCAGACGCACAGTCCTGACCGGATTGGCGGGCTTGACGGGGATCGCCGGTGGTCTGGTGGCCGCCGGTGCCGGGCCCGCCGCAGCGCTCGACCGTCGTCGTGTCCTGCACGTCCGGCCGGGTGACTCGGTGCAGGCGGCCGTGGACGCGGTGGACGGCGGCGGCTGGACGATCGTCGTGCACCCGGGGACGTACCGCGAGGTCGTCAACGTGCCCGTAGGGGCGGGTGAGTTGACGCTGCGCGGTGCCACGCGCGATCCGCGGGACGTCGTCATCGTCTACGACAACGCCAACGGGACGCGGAAACCGGACGGTTCGGGCACGTACGGAACGGCGGGCTCCGCGACCTTCACGTCGGCGGCGCCCGGACTGACCGTACGGGACCTCACCCTCGCCAACGACTGGCTGCGCGCGGACCACCCGGAGATCACGGGGACGCAGGCAGTAGCCGCGTATGTCACGGGTGACCGCTCGCAGTTCGCGCACGTCCGTCTCCTGGCCCACCAGGACACGCTGTTCGTGGACACGTCGGCGCTGGAGGTCTTCAACCGGCAGTACTTCTCCCGCTGTTACATCGAGGGGGACGTCGACTTCGTCTTCGGGCGGGCCACGGCGGTCTTCGCGGACTGCCACTTCCACACCCTCCAGCGGGACGTGGCCTTCACGCCCAAGGGCATGGTCTTCGCGCCCTCCACCGCCCGTGCCAACCCGCACGGCATCCTCGCGGTCCGTTCGCGGATCACCTCCGGCGCCGAGGACGCCGCGTACAAGCTGGCCCGGCCGTGGGTCCCGTCGTACGAGACGACGGCCTGGCCGTCCCTCGTCGTGCGGGACACCCGGATCGGGCCCGGCATCGACCCGGTCGCGCCCTACACGAACATGCGCGACGCCTATCCCTGGCAGTCGATGCGTTTCCACGAGTACCGCAACACGGGTCCGGGTGCCGTGATCACCGTCGCGGAGAACCGGCCCCAACTCGCGGCCATCGAGGCCAAGTTGCACACCCCTGCGGCCTACCTCGGTGACTGGCGTCCCTGA
- a CDS encoding right-handed parallel beta-helix repeat-containing protein, translating into MSRRTALTLGTVLAFGAGLAVLPTQAQAATVVVDTTAELTSAISSATAGTVIQVRAGTYYPTATLQSTTNGTSSSPVTLTAYGSETVKIDGSSLPSGSWIFKLTADYWNVSNLTFQNSPDSAVVCQSCTGTNWNNVKTINGGDSGFTLTGDGTVNNTVKNLDSYGNYDAATHGENADGVAIKFGSGSGNLVTGARLYNNSDDGIDFWSFSTPVTVEHTWSFGNGVNRWSDSSFAGDGNGFKLGGDGEVVAHVINNSAAWGNAGNGFTENSNTGALVINRTTAYANSKWGYYFATSSAKLGKNLAVGNGSGSVTKGSAVTSSGNNWDSGISTPSFISTDASTTYNARSSSGTLPSTTFLTTGSTTIGATMN; encoded by the coding sequence ATGTCTCGTCGTACCGCTCTCACCCTCGGCACAGTCCTGGCGTTCGGCGCCGGGCTGGCCGTCCTCCCCACCCAGGCGCAGGCCGCCACGGTCGTCGTCGACACGACCGCCGAACTGACCAGCGCCATCTCAAGTGCCACCGCCGGCACGGTCATTCAGGTGCGCGCCGGCACGTACTACCCGACGGCCACCCTCCAGTCCACGACGAACGGCACGTCGTCCTCGCCGGTCACGCTCACCGCGTACGGCTCGGAGACGGTCAAGATCGACGGTTCGTCACTGCCGTCTGGGTCCTGGATCTTCAAGCTGACCGCGGACTACTGGAACGTCTCCAACCTCACCTTCCAGAACTCCCCGGACAGCGCGGTCGTCTGCCAGTCCTGCACCGGCACCAACTGGAACAACGTCAAGACCATCAACGGCGGCGACTCCGGCTTCACGCTCACCGGCGACGGCACCGTCAACAACACGGTCAAGAACCTTGACTCGTACGGCAATTACGACGCCGCGACGCACGGCGAGAACGCGGACGGGGTCGCCATCAAGTTCGGCTCCGGCAGCGGCAACCTCGTCACCGGCGCACGCCTGTACAACAACTCCGATGACGGGATCGACTTCTGGTCCTTCTCCACACCGGTCACCGTCGAGCACACCTGGTCCTTCGGCAACGGCGTCAACCGGTGGTCGGACTCGTCCTTCGCGGGGGACGGCAACGGCTTCAAGCTGGGCGGTGACGGCGAGGTCGTCGCCCACGTCATCAACAACTCGGCGGCCTGGGGCAACGCGGGCAACGGCTTCACCGAGAACTCCAACACCGGCGCCCTCGTCATCAACCGCACCACCGCGTACGCCAACAGCAAGTGGGGCTACTACTTCGCCACCAGCTCCGCCAAACTCGGCAAGAACCTCGCGGTCGGCAACGGCAGCGGCTCGGTCACCAAGGGCTCCGCGGTCACCTCGTCCGGCAACAACTGGGACTCCGGCATCTCCACCCCGTCCTTCATCTCCACGGACGCGTCGACGACGTACAACGCCCGCTCGTCGAGCGGCACGCTCCCGTCCACGACGTTCCTCACGACGGGGAGCACGACGATCGGCGCGACGATGAACTGA
- a CDS encoding HAD family acid phosphatase has product MRKSLRAAALGAACVVAGAALYGSGVATAGQSTANSTHEPYNIGLLTKDIDTYYGTTLDSSGVYQASATSPYAKDLARIDASAKKYIDEAVHKHHKGAKPAVVFDIDDTLLLSLDYEKKNNYGYSSATWAAYVAQANRPEVFGTPELVKYAASKGVTVFYNSGLGEAQRTYAVDNLKKVGADVNLDADHMFLKNTANPPSYLSGCATAGTWTCTTVQYKSGTRKHIEDLGYNIIANFGDQYSDLDGGYADKTYKIPNPTYFVS; this is encoded by the coding sequence ATGCGGAAGTCCCTTAGAGCGGCCGCCCTCGGCGCCGCCTGTGTCGTCGCCGGTGCCGCCCTGTACGGCAGTGGCGTCGCCACCGCCGGCCAGTCGACGGCGAACTCGACGCACGAGCCGTACAACATCGGCCTGTTGACGAAGGACATCGACACCTACTACGGCACCACGCTCGACAGCAGCGGCGTGTACCAGGCCTCGGCGACCAGCCCGTACGCCAAGGACCTGGCGCGCATCGACGCGTCGGCCAAGAAGTACATCGACGAGGCCGTCCACAAGCACCACAAGGGCGCCAAGCCGGCGGTCGTCTTCGACATCGACGACACGCTGCTGCTCAGCCTCGACTACGAGAAGAAGAACAACTACGGCTACAGCTCGGCCACTTGGGCCGCCTACGTCGCCCAGGCCAACCGCCCGGAGGTCTTCGGCACCCCCGAGCTGGTCAAGTACGCCGCGTCCAAGGGCGTCACGGTGTTCTACAACTCGGGTCTCGGCGAGGCGCAGCGCACCTACGCGGTCGACAACCTGAAGAAGGTCGGCGCCGACGTCAACCTCGACGCCGACCACATGTTCCTCAAGAACACGGCCAACCCGCCGTCGTACCTGAGCGGTTGCGCGACCGCCGGGACCTGGACCTGCACCACCGTGCAGTACAAGTCCGGTACCCGGAAGCACATCGAGGACCTCGGGTACAACATCATCGCCAACTTCGGCGACCAGTACTCGGACCTCGACGGGGGCTACGCCGACAAGACGTACAAGATCCCGAACCCGACCTACTTCGTCAGCTGA
- a CDS encoding family 43 glycosylhydrolase → MTHPRYAGYLFAYFTGEGTADGEQIRYALSRGNDPLHWRELNQGKPVLTSTIGEKGLRDPFVIRSPKGDKFYLVATDLRMYRNSSGSWDDVQRHGSRSVMIWESTDLVHWTDQRLVKVAPDTAGNTWAPEAYWDDSLGEYVVFWASKLYADDDPGHTGSTYNRMMYATTKDFRTFSDPKVWNDPGYSVIDSTVVKDKGTYYRYTKDERDPSSSSPCSKFITGEKSTSLTSTSYDFVSECIGSGAIERGEGPTVFKSNTEKKWYLFVDEYGLRGYVPFETTDLDSGDWTPSTDYQLPASPRHGTVLPVTQAEYDRLLAAYPATPTSVVDATAHGQEGYAVVTEASAKVVLPMQPRADLRHLAPALAIGAGAKVSPPSGARRDFREPRSYTVTAADGTSRTWTVEAVPTRSPVLPGLTADPDVHYLDGQYWIYPTSDGYAGWGGTSFKAYSSRDLVHWRDHGVVLDLGPDVSWADKNAWAPAIAERDGKYYFYFCAEQQIGVAVADSPAGPFKDALGKPLVAKGGSLSGQMIDPAVFTDDDGQSYLYWGNGHAYVVPLNDDMTSYDATKVEDITAGDFREGSFVVKRKGTYYFMWSEDDTRSENYHVAYATGPSPLGPWTERGTILSKSPEYGILGTGHHSVVNAPGTDDWYIVYHRFALNGPGKPGGDGTHRETTIDRLRFAADGTIRPVVPTLGSVGPVQISR, encoded by the coding sequence GTGACCCATCCCCGGTACGCCGGCTACCTCTTCGCCTACTTCACCGGCGAGGGCACCGCCGACGGCGAACAGATCCGCTACGCCCTCAGCCGGGGCAACGACCCTTTGCACTGGCGGGAGTTGAACCAGGGCAAGCCGGTACTGACGTCGACGATCGGGGAGAAGGGGCTGCGCGACCCGTTCGTGATCCGCTCCCCCAAGGGCGACAAGTTCTATCTGGTCGCCACCGACCTGCGCATGTACCGGAACAGCAGCGGGAGTTGGGACGACGTCCAGCGGCACGGCAGCAGGTCCGTGATGATCTGGGAGTCGACCGACCTGGTCCACTGGACCGACCAGCGGCTGGTGAAGGTGGCCCCGGACACCGCGGGCAACACCTGGGCGCCGGAGGCCTATTGGGACGACTCGCTCGGTGAGTACGTCGTCTTCTGGGCGTCGAAGCTGTACGCCGACGACGACCCCGGCCACACCGGCTCGACGTACAACCGCATGATGTACGCGACGACGAAGGACTTCCGCACCTTCAGCGACCCGAAGGTCTGGAACGACCCGGGTTACTCCGTCATCGACTCGACTGTCGTGAAGGACAAGGGCACTTACTACCGCTACACCAAGGACGAACGCGACCCGTCCTCCAGCTCCCCCTGCTCGAAGTTCATCACCGGCGAGAAGTCGACCTCGCTGACCTCCACGTCGTACGACTTCGTCTCGGAGTGCATCGGCAGCGGTGCGATCGAGCGCGGCGAGGGCCCGACGGTGTTCAAGTCCAACACCGAGAAGAAGTGGTACCTGTTCGTCGACGAGTACGGGCTGCGCGGCTACGTCCCCTTCGAGACCACCGACCTCGACTCCGGCGACTGGACCCCGTCCACCGACTACCAACTCCCCGCGAGTCCCCGGCACGGCACGGTACTTCCGGTGACGCAGGCGGAGTACGACCGGCTGCTTGCCGCGTATCCGGCGACGCCGACGTCGGTCGTTGACGCGACGGCGCACGGGCAGGAGGGGTACGCGGTCGTCACGGAGGCCTCGGCGAAGGTCGTGCTGCCGATGCAACCTCGCGCGGATCTGCGGCACTTGGCGCCGGCCCTCGCGATCGGCGCGGGCGCGAAGGTCAGCCCGCCCTCCGGTGCGCGACGCGACTTCCGTGAGCCGCGGTCGTACACGGTGACGGCGGCGGACGGGACGAGCCGGACCTGGACGGTGGAGGCGGTGCCGACGCGAAGTCCCGTGCTGCCGGGGCTGACCGCCGACCCGGACGTGCACTATCTCGACGGCCAGTACTGGATCTACCCGACGAGCGACGGCTACGCGGGCTGGGGCGGGACGAGCTTCAAGGCGTACTCCTCAAGGGACTTGGTCCACTGGCGGGACCACGGAGTCGTCCTCGATCTGGGGCCGGACGTCTCCTGGGCCGACAAGAACGCATGGGCGCCGGCGATCGCGGAACGCGACGGGAAGTACTACTTCTACTTCTGCGCCGAGCAGCAGATCGGGGTCGCGGTGGCGGACTCGCCCGCGGGCCCGTTCAAGGACGCGCTCGGCAAACCCCTTGTGGCGAAGGGGGGTTCACTGAGCGGGCAGATGATCGACCCGGCCGTCTTCACGGACGACGACGGGCAGTCGTATCTCTACTGGGGCAACGGGCACGCGTACGTGGTGCCGTTGAACGACGACATGACGTCGTACGACGCGACGAAGGTGGAGGACATCACGGCGGGCGACTTCCGTGAGGGGTCCTTCGTGGTGAAACGCAAAGGGACTTACTACTTCATGTGGTCCGAGGACGACACCCGCAGCGAGAACTACCACGTGGCCTACGCGACGGGACCGTCCCCGCTCGGTCCGTGGACCGAGCGGGGCACAATTCTGTCCAAGAGCCCCGAGTACGGCATCCTGGGCACCGGCCACCACTCCGTGGTGAACGCGCCGGGGACCGACGACTGGTACATCGTCTATCACCGGTTCGCCCTGAACGGGCCAGGAAAACCTGGTGGGGACGGCACGCACCGGGAGACCACGATCGACCGCCTGCGGTTCGCGGCGGACGGGACGATCCGGCCGGTGGTGCCCACCCTCGGGTCGGTCGGACCCGTGCAGATCAGCCGGTGA
- a CDS encoding right-handed parallel beta-helix repeat-containing protein, translating into MRTSTGRHRRTRTFSIAAAVAVAAGAGGVYLGLNSGGAQAASSTVTVSTTAQLESAVANATAGTVIQVRAGTYTPAATLKSTANGTGSARITLQAYGTEKVKIDGSKLPAGQWLAGIYGDYWTVQNLTFQNSPAQGFVATSSIGGIFKNLVTANNGDSGFTLRGDGTTNNLVQNLDSYGNYDAAGHGQNADGIAIKFGSGTGNKVTGARLYNNSDDGLDLWQFSSPVTIEHSWAFGNGKNRWNDSAFEGNGNGFKLGGGGVSVAHVVNDNAAWDNTLNGFTENSNTGAIILNRNTAYANTEAGFFFATSKSRLARNLSVGNKGGLDKLGSSAVSAANNWDSGVATPSFKSTDATTAYGARSSSGTLPSTTFLTTGSSTVGATMD; encoded by the coding sequence GTGCGTACGAGCACCGGACGCCACCGCAGGACCCGCACCTTCTCGATCGCCGCCGCGGTGGCCGTCGCCGCGGGGGCGGGCGGCGTCTACCTCGGCCTCAACAGCGGTGGCGCGCAAGCCGCTTCGTCGACGGTCACCGTGTCCACCACCGCCCAGCTGGAGTCGGCCGTCGCCAACGCCACGGCGGGCACGGTCATCCAGGTCAGGGCAGGCACCTACACCCCGGCCGCGACCCTCAAGTCCACGGCGAACGGCACCGGTTCGGCCCGCATCACCTTGCAGGCGTACGGCACGGAGAAGGTGAAGATCGACGGCTCCAAGCTGCCCGCGGGCCAGTGGCTGGCCGGTATCTACGGCGACTACTGGACGGTCCAGAACCTCACCTTCCAGAACTCCCCCGCACAGGGCTTCGTAGCCACCTCCTCGATCGGCGGCATCTTCAAAAACCTGGTGACCGCGAACAACGGCGACTCAGGCTTCACCCTGCGCGGCGACGGCACCACCAACAACCTCGTCCAGAACCTGGACAGTTACGGCAACTACGACGCCGCCGGGCACGGCCAGAACGCCGACGGCATCGCCATCAAGTTCGGCTCCGGCACCGGCAACAAGGTCACCGGCGCCCGCCTCTACAACAACTCGGACGACGGCCTCGACCTCTGGCAGTTCTCCTCACCGGTCACCATCGAACACTCCTGGGCCTTCGGCAACGGCAAGAACCGCTGGAACGACTCCGCCTTCGAAGGCAACGGCAACGGCTTCAAGCTCGGCGGCGGAGGCGTCTCGGTCGCCCACGTCGTCAACGACAACGCGGCTTGGGACAACACCCTCAACGGCTTCACCGAGAACTCCAACACGGGCGCGATCATCCTCAACCGCAACACCGCCTACGCCAACACTGAGGCAGGCTTCTTCTTCGCCACGAGCAAGTCCCGCCTGGCTCGGAACCTCTCCGTCGGCAACAAGGGCGGCCTGGACAAGCTCGGTTCGTCGGCGGTGTCCGCGGCGAACAACTGGGACAGCGGGGTGGCTACTCCGTCTTTCAAGTCGACGGACGCGACTACGGCGTACGGGGCGCGGTCGTCGAGCGGGACGCTGCCGTCGACGACGTTTCTCACGACGGGGTCCTCGACTGTCGGGGCGACGATGGACTGA
- a CDS encoding GntR family transcriptional regulator has translation MDITSLHGDLDRSSEQPLHIQLYRRLRGAVLDGRLPPGTRLPASRALQEQLGVARNTVLNALYTAFRRGLHRRVAGHGNVCVPGPAGRLDVAGAAAVHGVSESAPTERRLLSRRSQLLAQSPTMPSVEWHKPRPFYRGVPAYDRFPMRIWRRLCPTPVQGGRSSVFWAYARGSSAGITAKTGECGKGWVSRTSA, from the coding sequence ATGGACATCACCTCGCTCCACGGCGACCTTGACCGGAGCTCCGAACAGCCACTCCACATCCAGTTGTACCGGCGGCTCCGTGGGGCCGTCCTCGACGGCCGACTGCCGCCGGGGACCCGCCTGCCGGCCTCCCGCGCCCTCCAGGAGCAGCTCGGCGTCGCCCGGAACACGGTGCTCAACGCCCTCTACACAGCTTTTCGCCGAGGGCTGCATCGAAGGGTGGCAGGGCACGGGAACGTATGTGTCCCGGGTCCTGCCGGACGACTTGATGTCGCCGGCGCGGCGGCGGTCCACGGCGTGAGCGAATCCGCGCCAACGGAACGCCGGCTCCTGTCACGGCGGAGCCAACTGCTCGCGCAGTCCCCCACGATGCCGAGCGTGGAGTGGCACAAGCCGCGTCCGTTCTATCGGGGCGTCCCCGCGTACGACCGTTTCCCGATGCGGATCTGGCGGCGGCTGTGTCCGACCCCGGTCCAAGGAGGGCGTTCCTCTGTGTTCTGGGCCTACGCCAGGGGCAGTTCGGCCGGCATCACGGCGAAGACCGGGGAGTGCGGGAAAGGCTGGGTCAGCAGGACCAGCGCATGA